In the genome of Aptenodytes patagonicus chromosome 18, bAptPat1.pri.cur, whole genome shotgun sequence, one region contains:
- the ABL1 gene encoding tyrosine-protein kinase ABL1 isoform X3, translating into MGLTGSKRFHEALQRPVVSDFEPQGLSEAARWNSKENLLSCPSENDPHLFVALYDFVASGDNTLSITKGEKLRVLGYNHNGEWCEAQTKNGQGWVPSNYITPVNSLEKHSWYHGPVSRNAAEYLLSSGINGSFLVRESESSPGQRSISLRYEGRVYHYRINTASDGKLYVSSESRFNTLAELVHHHSTVADGLITTLHYPAPKRNKPTIYGVSPNYDKWEIERTDITMKHKLGGGQYGEVYEGVWKKYNLTVAVKTLKEDTMEVEEFLKEAAVMKEIKHPNLVQLLGVCTREPPFYIITEFMTYGNLLDYLRECNRQEVNAVVLLYMATQISSAMEYLEKKNFIHRDLAARNCLVGENHLVKVADFGLSRLMTGDTYTAHAGAKFPIKWTAPESLAYNKFSIKSDVWAFGVLLWEIATYGMSPYPGIDLSQVYELLEKDYRMERPEGCPEKVYELMRACWQWSPSDRPSFAEIHQAFETMFQESSISDEVEKELGKKGMRSVVSNFLQAPELPTKTRTSRRAAESKDANEGLETTHARGQGECDPLDHEPAISPLLPRKERVALESSLNEDERLLPKDKKHNLFSALIKKKKKTAPTPPKRSSSFREMDGHSDRRAGGEEECRDPGNGAFVAPPADAADPSKFQSPSNGAGVTNGVVTGNSGFLSPHLRKKSSTMSSSRGVAGEEESSSNSSKRFLRSCSASCVPHGAKDTEWKSVTLPRDLQSTGRQFDSSTFGGHKSEKPALPRKRANEAKTDIAVRGTVTPPPRLLKKNEETTDDVFKDAESSPGSSPPTLTPKLGRRQPAAPPPSSMLHKDDGVKSSALGTTVTMDQGSAAKPNPAGFVSASKASSEEPRLRRLKQTSESAGKDKGKLSKLKPAPPLPLSSSSVGKPGKVSHSPSHEAAADVVSGPKSKQLTQVADAASSDAVKPNQSGEGVKKLGIPSVPKPQSSTKLLMSTATPAASSSSVPAAPGGDQPSSTAFIPLISTRVSLRKTRQPPERIASGTITKGVVLESTEALRIAISKNSEQMASHSAVLEAGKNLYTFCVSYVDSIQQMRNKFAFREAINKLENNLRELQICPATAGSGPAATQDFSKLLSSVKEISDIVQR; encoded by the exons aAGCCCTACAGAGGCCGGTAGTGTCGGACTTCGAGCCCCAGGGTCTGAGCGAAGCAGCTCGCTGGAACTCAAAGGAAAACCTTCTGTCCTGTCCTAGTGAAAATGACCCCCATCTCTTTGTTGCACTGTATGATTTTGTGGCGAGTGGGGACAACACTCTCAGCATAACTAAAG GTGAAAAGCTCCGTGTCCTGGGCTACAATCATAATGGGGAATGGTGTGAGGCCCAAACGAAGAATGGACAAGGCTGGGTACCCAGCAACTACATCACTCCAGTGAATAGTTTGGAGAAGCATTCCTGGTATCACGGACCAGTGTCACGTAACGCTGCTGAGTACCTTCTGAGTAGCGGTATCAACGGCAGCTTTCTTGTGCGAGAGAGTGAGAGCAGTCCAGGACAGAGATCTATTTCACTGCGATATGAAGGAAGGGTGTACCACTACAGAATAAACACTGCGTCTGACGGAAAG CTGTATGTCTCTTCAGAGAGCCGCTTCAACACCTTAGCAGAGTTGGTCCATCATCATTCAACTGTCGCAGATGGGCTCATCACCACTTTGCACTACCCGGCGCCCAAACGCAATAAGCCCACTATCTATGGCGTGTCTCCGAACTACGACAAATGGGAGATAGAGCGAACTGACATCACGATGAAGCACAAGCTTGGTGGAGGGCAGTATGGAGAGGTGTACGAAGGAGTCTGGAAGAAGTACAACCTTACAGTGGCTGTGAAGACTCTAAAG GAGGATACCATGGAGGTGGAAGAGTTCTTGAAAGAAGCCGCAGTAATGAAGGAGATCAAGCATCCGAACTTGGTGCAATTATTAG GGGTGTGCACACGGGAACCTCCTTTCTACATCATTACGGAGTTCATGACATATGGGAATCTGTTGGATTATCTGCGTGAGTGTAACCGGCAGGAGGTGAATGCTGTGGTGCTACTGTACATGGCAACTCAGATCTCCTCAGCCATGGAGTACCTGGAGAAGAAAAACTTCATTCACAG gGACCTTGCTGCCAGAAACTGCCTTGTAGGGGAGAACCACTTGGTGAAGGTGGCAGACTTTGGCCTGAGCAGGCTAATGACAGGCGACACATACACTGCCCACGCTGGAGCAAAATTCCCCATCAAGTGGACTGCACCAGAAAGCCTGGCCTACAACAAGTTCTCCATTAAATCTGACGTCTGGG CCTTTGGCGTTCTGCTGTGGGAAATTGCGACCTATGGCATGTCCCCTTACCCTGGGATTGACCTGTCTCAAGTCTATGAGCTGTTGGAGAAAGACTACCGTATGGAGCGCCCCGAAGGCTGTCCTGAGAAAGTTTATGAGCTCATGAGAGCAT GCTGGCAGTGGAGCCCTTCCGATAGACCGTCCTTTGCTGAGATCCATCAGGCCTTTGAAACGATGTTTCAGGAATCCAGCATATCGGATG AGGTGGAGAAGGAATTGGGAAAGAAGGGCATGAGGAGTGTAGTGAGTAATTTCCTCCAGGCCCCAGAGTTACCAACCAAAACACGAACATCGAGGAGAGCTGCTGAAAGCAAAGATGCCAACGAGGGCTTGGAGACTACACATGCTCGAGGCCAGGGAGAATGCG aCCCTCTGGATCATGAACCTGCTATTTCTCCCTTGCTCCCACGGAAGGAGAGGGTGGCCCTGGAGAGCAGTTTGAATGAAGATGAGAGGCTGCttccaaaagacaaaaagcatAACCTCTTCAGTGCCCTtatcaagaagaagaagaagaccgCCCCTACCCCTCCGAAACGGAGCAGTTCCTTCAGAGAGATGGATGGCCACTCGGACCGcagggctggtggggaggaggagtgcAGGGATCCTGGCAATGGAGCTTTCGTTGcacccccggcagatgcagctgACCCCTCCAAGTTTCAGAGCCCAAGCAACGGGGCTGGTGTCACCAATGGGGTTGTCACTGGGAACTCTGGATTCTTATCTCCCCACTTACGGAAGAAGTCCAGCACGATGAGCAGCAGTCGAGGGGTGGCTGGTGAAGAGGAGAGTAGTTCCAACTCCAGCAAACGTTTCTTAAGGTCCTGCTCAGCCTCCTGTGTGCCCCATGGAGCAAAGGACACAGAGTGGAAGTCTGTGACTCTGCCTCGGGATTTGCAGTCCACGGGACGGCAGTTTGATTCCTCCACTTTTGGGGGACACAAAAGTGAAAAGCCAGCATTGCCTCGGAAGCGGGCAAACGAGGCCAAGACTGACATTGCTGTCAGGGGAACGGTGACCCCTCCTCCACGGCTgcttaagaaaaatgaagagaccACTGATGATGTGTTCAAAGATGCAGAATCGAGCCCTGGCTCCAGCCCTCCCACTCTGACGCCAAAACTTGGCCGTAGGCAACCTGctgcccctcctccctccagcatgCTCCACAAGGAcgatggagtcaaatccagtgcCTTAGGTACCACTGTGACGATGGACCAAGGTTCTGCTGCCAAACCCAACCCTGCTGGGTTCGTGAGTGCCAGCAAGGCTTCCTCTGAGGAGCCACGACTGAGGAGGCTCAAGCAGACCTCAGAGTCGGCAGGGAAGGACAAAGGGAAGTTATCGAAGCTGAAACCGGCCCCTCCGCTTCCGCTGTCTTCATCCTCCGTTGGCAAGCCTGGGAAGGTTTCTCACAGTCCCAGCCATGAAGCGGCAGCAGATGTGGTGTCTGGGCCTAAATCCAAACAGTTGACTCAGGTTGCAGATGCTGCGAGCAGTGATGCTGTCAAGCCAAACCAGTCAGGGGAAGGTGTGAAAAAGCTGGGGATCCCCTCTGTACCAAAGCCACAGTCCTCTACAAAGCTGCTGATGAGCACAGCAACCCCAGCTGCCTCTTCCTCATCTGTACCCGCTGCCCCAGGCGGGGACCAGCCATCATCTACAGCCTTCATCCCTCTCATATCCACCAGGGTCTCGCTGCGGAAGACCCGGCAGCCCCCGGAGAGGATTGCCAGCGGCACCATCACTAAAGGAGTGGTGTTGGAAAGCACTGAGGCTCTACGGATCGCCATCAGCAAGAACTCTGAACAAATGGCAAGCCACAGCGCTGTCTTGGAGGCTGGCAAGAACCTCTACACCTT
- the ABL1 gene encoding tyrosine-protein kinase ABL1 isoform X2: protein MKMLEICLKLVGCKSKKGLSSSSSCYLEEALQRPVVSDFEPQGLSEAARWNSKENLLSCPSENDPHLFVALYDFVASGDNTLSITKGEKLRVLGYNHNGEWCEAQTKNGQGWVPSNYITPVNSLEKHSWYHGPVSRNAAEYLLSSGINGSFLVRESESSPGQRSISLRYEGRVYHYRINTASDGKLYVSSESRFNTLAELVHHHSTVADGLITTLHYPAPKRNKPTIYGVSPNYDKWEIERTDITMKHKLGGGQYGEVYEGVWKKYNLTVAVKTLKEDTMEVEEFLKEAAVMKEIKHPNLVQLLGVCTREPPFYIITEFMTYGNLLDYLRECNRQEVNAVVLLYMATQISSAMEYLEKKNFIHRDLAARNCLVGENHLVKVADFGLSRLMTGDTYTAHAGAKFPIKWTAPESLAYNKFSIKSDVWAFGVLLWEIATYGMSPYPGIDLSQVYELLEKDYRMERPEGCPEKVYELMRACWQWSPSDRPSFAEIHQAFETMFQESSISDEVEKELGKKGMRSVVSNFLQAPELPTKTRTSRRAAESKDANEGLETTHARGQGECDPLDHEPAISPLLPRKERVALESSLNEDERLLPKDKKHNLFSALIKKKKKTAPTPPKRSSSFREMDGHSDRRAGGEEECRDPGNGAFVAPPADAADPSKFQSPSNGAGVTNGVVTGNSGFLSPHLRKKSSTMSSSRGVAGEEESSSNSSKRFLRSCSASCVPHGAKDTEWKSVTLPRDLQSTGRQFDSSTFGGHKSEKPALPRKRANEAKTDIAVRGTVTPPPRLLKKNEETTDDVFKDAESSPGSSPPTLTPKLGRRQPAAPPPSSMLHKDDGVKSSALGTTVTMDQGSAAKPNPAGFVSASKASSEEPRLRRLKQTSESAGKDKGKLSKLKPAPPLPLSSSSVGKPGKVSHSPSHEAAADVVSGPKSKQLTQVADAASSDAVKPNQSGEGVKKLGIPSVPKPQSSTKLLMSTATPAASSSSVPAAPGGDQPSSTAFIPLISTRVSLRKTRQPPERIASGTITKGVVLESTEALRIAISKNSEQMASHSAVLEAGKNLYTFCVSYVDSIQQMRNKFAFREAINKLENNLRELQICPATAGSGPAATQDFSKLLSSVKEISDIVQR, encoded by the exons aAGCCCTACAGAGGCCGGTAGTGTCGGACTTCGAGCCCCAGGGTCTGAGCGAAGCAGCTCGCTGGAACTCAAAGGAAAACCTTCTGTCCTGTCCTAGTGAAAATGACCCCCATCTCTTTGTTGCACTGTATGATTTTGTGGCGAGTGGGGACAACACTCTCAGCATAACTAAAG GTGAAAAGCTCCGTGTCCTGGGCTACAATCATAATGGGGAATGGTGTGAGGCCCAAACGAAGAATGGACAAGGCTGGGTACCCAGCAACTACATCACTCCAGTGAATAGTTTGGAGAAGCATTCCTGGTATCACGGACCAGTGTCACGTAACGCTGCTGAGTACCTTCTGAGTAGCGGTATCAACGGCAGCTTTCTTGTGCGAGAGAGTGAGAGCAGTCCAGGACAGAGATCTATTTCACTGCGATATGAAGGAAGGGTGTACCACTACAGAATAAACACTGCGTCTGACGGAAAG CTGTATGTCTCTTCAGAGAGCCGCTTCAACACCTTAGCAGAGTTGGTCCATCATCATTCAACTGTCGCAGATGGGCTCATCACCACTTTGCACTACCCGGCGCCCAAACGCAATAAGCCCACTATCTATGGCGTGTCTCCGAACTACGACAAATGGGAGATAGAGCGAACTGACATCACGATGAAGCACAAGCTTGGTGGAGGGCAGTATGGAGAGGTGTACGAAGGAGTCTGGAAGAAGTACAACCTTACAGTGGCTGTGAAGACTCTAAAG GAGGATACCATGGAGGTGGAAGAGTTCTTGAAAGAAGCCGCAGTAATGAAGGAGATCAAGCATCCGAACTTGGTGCAATTATTAG GGGTGTGCACACGGGAACCTCCTTTCTACATCATTACGGAGTTCATGACATATGGGAATCTGTTGGATTATCTGCGTGAGTGTAACCGGCAGGAGGTGAATGCTGTGGTGCTACTGTACATGGCAACTCAGATCTCCTCAGCCATGGAGTACCTGGAGAAGAAAAACTTCATTCACAG gGACCTTGCTGCCAGAAACTGCCTTGTAGGGGAGAACCACTTGGTGAAGGTGGCAGACTTTGGCCTGAGCAGGCTAATGACAGGCGACACATACACTGCCCACGCTGGAGCAAAATTCCCCATCAAGTGGACTGCACCAGAAAGCCTGGCCTACAACAAGTTCTCCATTAAATCTGACGTCTGGG CCTTTGGCGTTCTGCTGTGGGAAATTGCGACCTATGGCATGTCCCCTTACCCTGGGATTGACCTGTCTCAAGTCTATGAGCTGTTGGAGAAAGACTACCGTATGGAGCGCCCCGAAGGCTGTCCTGAGAAAGTTTATGAGCTCATGAGAGCAT GCTGGCAGTGGAGCCCTTCCGATAGACCGTCCTTTGCTGAGATCCATCAGGCCTTTGAAACGATGTTTCAGGAATCCAGCATATCGGATG AGGTGGAGAAGGAATTGGGAAAGAAGGGCATGAGGAGTGTAGTGAGTAATTTCCTCCAGGCCCCAGAGTTACCAACCAAAACACGAACATCGAGGAGAGCTGCTGAAAGCAAAGATGCCAACGAGGGCTTGGAGACTACACATGCTCGAGGCCAGGGAGAATGCG aCCCTCTGGATCATGAACCTGCTATTTCTCCCTTGCTCCCACGGAAGGAGAGGGTGGCCCTGGAGAGCAGTTTGAATGAAGATGAGAGGCTGCttccaaaagacaaaaagcatAACCTCTTCAGTGCCCTtatcaagaagaagaagaagaccgCCCCTACCCCTCCGAAACGGAGCAGTTCCTTCAGAGAGATGGATGGCCACTCGGACCGcagggctggtggggaggaggagtgcAGGGATCCTGGCAATGGAGCTTTCGTTGcacccccggcagatgcagctgACCCCTCCAAGTTTCAGAGCCCAAGCAACGGGGCTGGTGTCACCAATGGGGTTGTCACTGGGAACTCTGGATTCTTATCTCCCCACTTACGGAAGAAGTCCAGCACGATGAGCAGCAGTCGAGGGGTGGCTGGTGAAGAGGAGAGTAGTTCCAACTCCAGCAAACGTTTCTTAAGGTCCTGCTCAGCCTCCTGTGTGCCCCATGGAGCAAAGGACACAGAGTGGAAGTCTGTGACTCTGCCTCGGGATTTGCAGTCCACGGGACGGCAGTTTGATTCCTCCACTTTTGGGGGACACAAAAGTGAAAAGCCAGCATTGCCTCGGAAGCGGGCAAACGAGGCCAAGACTGACATTGCTGTCAGGGGAACGGTGACCCCTCCTCCACGGCTgcttaagaaaaatgaagagaccACTGATGATGTGTTCAAAGATGCAGAATCGAGCCCTGGCTCCAGCCCTCCCACTCTGACGCCAAAACTTGGCCGTAGGCAACCTGctgcccctcctccctccagcatgCTCCACAAGGAcgatggagtcaaatccagtgcCTTAGGTACCACTGTGACGATGGACCAAGGTTCTGCTGCCAAACCCAACCCTGCTGGGTTCGTGAGTGCCAGCAAGGCTTCCTCTGAGGAGCCACGACTGAGGAGGCTCAAGCAGACCTCAGAGTCGGCAGGGAAGGACAAAGGGAAGTTATCGAAGCTGAAACCGGCCCCTCCGCTTCCGCTGTCTTCATCCTCCGTTGGCAAGCCTGGGAAGGTTTCTCACAGTCCCAGCCATGAAGCGGCAGCAGATGTGGTGTCTGGGCCTAAATCCAAACAGTTGACTCAGGTTGCAGATGCTGCGAGCAGTGATGCTGTCAAGCCAAACCAGTCAGGGGAAGGTGTGAAAAAGCTGGGGATCCCCTCTGTACCAAAGCCACAGTCCTCTACAAAGCTGCTGATGAGCACAGCAACCCCAGCTGCCTCTTCCTCATCTGTACCCGCTGCCCCAGGCGGGGACCAGCCATCATCTACAGCCTTCATCCCTCTCATATCCACCAGGGTCTCGCTGCGGAAGACCCGGCAGCCCCCGGAGAGGATTGCCAGCGGCACCATCACTAAAGGAGTGGTGTTGGAAAGCACTGAGGCTCTACGGATCGCCATCAGCAAGAACTCTGAACAAATGGCAAGCCACAGCGCTGTCTTGGAGGCTGGCAAGAACCTCTACACCTT
- the ABL1 gene encoding tyrosine-protein kinase ABL1 isoform X1, with amino-acid sequence MGQQPGKVLGDQRRPSLPALHFIKGAGKKESSRHGGPHCNVFVEHEALQRPVVSDFEPQGLSEAARWNSKENLLSCPSENDPHLFVALYDFVASGDNTLSITKGEKLRVLGYNHNGEWCEAQTKNGQGWVPSNYITPVNSLEKHSWYHGPVSRNAAEYLLSSGINGSFLVRESESSPGQRSISLRYEGRVYHYRINTASDGKLYVSSESRFNTLAELVHHHSTVADGLITTLHYPAPKRNKPTIYGVSPNYDKWEIERTDITMKHKLGGGQYGEVYEGVWKKYNLTVAVKTLKEDTMEVEEFLKEAAVMKEIKHPNLVQLLGVCTREPPFYIITEFMTYGNLLDYLRECNRQEVNAVVLLYMATQISSAMEYLEKKNFIHRDLAARNCLVGENHLVKVADFGLSRLMTGDTYTAHAGAKFPIKWTAPESLAYNKFSIKSDVWAFGVLLWEIATYGMSPYPGIDLSQVYELLEKDYRMERPEGCPEKVYELMRACWQWSPSDRPSFAEIHQAFETMFQESSISDEVEKELGKKGMRSVVSNFLQAPELPTKTRTSRRAAESKDANEGLETTHARGQGECDPLDHEPAISPLLPRKERVALESSLNEDERLLPKDKKHNLFSALIKKKKKTAPTPPKRSSSFREMDGHSDRRAGGEEECRDPGNGAFVAPPADAADPSKFQSPSNGAGVTNGVVTGNSGFLSPHLRKKSSTMSSSRGVAGEEESSSNSSKRFLRSCSASCVPHGAKDTEWKSVTLPRDLQSTGRQFDSSTFGGHKSEKPALPRKRANEAKTDIAVRGTVTPPPRLLKKNEETTDDVFKDAESSPGSSPPTLTPKLGRRQPAAPPPSSMLHKDDGVKSSALGTTVTMDQGSAAKPNPAGFVSASKASSEEPRLRRLKQTSESAGKDKGKLSKLKPAPPLPLSSSSVGKPGKVSHSPSHEAAADVVSGPKSKQLTQVADAASSDAVKPNQSGEGVKKLGIPSVPKPQSSTKLLMSTATPAASSSSVPAAPGGDQPSSTAFIPLISTRVSLRKTRQPPERIASGTITKGVVLESTEALRIAISKNSEQMASHSAVLEAGKNLYTFCVSYVDSIQQMRNKFAFREAINKLENNLRELQICPATAGSGPAATQDFSKLLSSVKEISDIVQR; translated from the exons aAGCCCTACAGAGGCCGGTAGTGTCGGACTTCGAGCCCCAGGGTCTGAGCGAAGCAGCTCGCTGGAACTCAAAGGAAAACCTTCTGTCCTGTCCTAGTGAAAATGACCCCCATCTCTTTGTTGCACTGTATGATTTTGTGGCGAGTGGGGACAACACTCTCAGCATAACTAAAG GTGAAAAGCTCCGTGTCCTGGGCTACAATCATAATGGGGAATGGTGTGAGGCCCAAACGAAGAATGGACAAGGCTGGGTACCCAGCAACTACATCACTCCAGTGAATAGTTTGGAGAAGCATTCCTGGTATCACGGACCAGTGTCACGTAACGCTGCTGAGTACCTTCTGAGTAGCGGTATCAACGGCAGCTTTCTTGTGCGAGAGAGTGAGAGCAGTCCAGGACAGAGATCTATTTCACTGCGATATGAAGGAAGGGTGTACCACTACAGAATAAACACTGCGTCTGACGGAAAG CTGTATGTCTCTTCAGAGAGCCGCTTCAACACCTTAGCAGAGTTGGTCCATCATCATTCAACTGTCGCAGATGGGCTCATCACCACTTTGCACTACCCGGCGCCCAAACGCAATAAGCCCACTATCTATGGCGTGTCTCCGAACTACGACAAATGGGAGATAGAGCGAACTGACATCACGATGAAGCACAAGCTTGGTGGAGGGCAGTATGGAGAGGTGTACGAAGGAGTCTGGAAGAAGTACAACCTTACAGTGGCTGTGAAGACTCTAAAG GAGGATACCATGGAGGTGGAAGAGTTCTTGAAAGAAGCCGCAGTAATGAAGGAGATCAAGCATCCGAACTTGGTGCAATTATTAG GGGTGTGCACACGGGAACCTCCTTTCTACATCATTACGGAGTTCATGACATATGGGAATCTGTTGGATTATCTGCGTGAGTGTAACCGGCAGGAGGTGAATGCTGTGGTGCTACTGTACATGGCAACTCAGATCTCCTCAGCCATGGAGTACCTGGAGAAGAAAAACTTCATTCACAG gGACCTTGCTGCCAGAAACTGCCTTGTAGGGGAGAACCACTTGGTGAAGGTGGCAGACTTTGGCCTGAGCAGGCTAATGACAGGCGACACATACACTGCCCACGCTGGAGCAAAATTCCCCATCAAGTGGACTGCACCAGAAAGCCTGGCCTACAACAAGTTCTCCATTAAATCTGACGTCTGGG CCTTTGGCGTTCTGCTGTGGGAAATTGCGACCTATGGCATGTCCCCTTACCCTGGGATTGACCTGTCTCAAGTCTATGAGCTGTTGGAGAAAGACTACCGTATGGAGCGCCCCGAAGGCTGTCCTGAGAAAGTTTATGAGCTCATGAGAGCAT GCTGGCAGTGGAGCCCTTCCGATAGACCGTCCTTTGCTGAGATCCATCAGGCCTTTGAAACGATGTTTCAGGAATCCAGCATATCGGATG AGGTGGAGAAGGAATTGGGAAAGAAGGGCATGAGGAGTGTAGTGAGTAATTTCCTCCAGGCCCCAGAGTTACCAACCAAAACACGAACATCGAGGAGAGCTGCTGAAAGCAAAGATGCCAACGAGGGCTTGGAGACTACACATGCTCGAGGCCAGGGAGAATGCG aCCCTCTGGATCATGAACCTGCTATTTCTCCCTTGCTCCCACGGAAGGAGAGGGTGGCCCTGGAGAGCAGTTTGAATGAAGATGAGAGGCTGCttccaaaagacaaaaagcatAACCTCTTCAGTGCCCTtatcaagaagaagaagaagaccgCCCCTACCCCTCCGAAACGGAGCAGTTCCTTCAGAGAGATGGATGGCCACTCGGACCGcagggctggtggggaggaggagtgcAGGGATCCTGGCAATGGAGCTTTCGTTGcacccccggcagatgcagctgACCCCTCCAAGTTTCAGAGCCCAAGCAACGGGGCTGGTGTCACCAATGGGGTTGTCACTGGGAACTCTGGATTCTTATCTCCCCACTTACGGAAGAAGTCCAGCACGATGAGCAGCAGTCGAGGGGTGGCTGGTGAAGAGGAGAGTAGTTCCAACTCCAGCAAACGTTTCTTAAGGTCCTGCTCAGCCTCCTGTGTGCCCCATGGAGCAAAGGACACAGAGTGGAAGTCTGTGACTCTGCCTCGGGATTTGCAGTCCACGGGACGGCAGTTTGATTCCTCCACTTTTGGGGGACACAAAAGTGAAAAGCCAGCATTGCCTCGGAAGCGGGCAAACGAGGCCAAGACTGACATTGCTGTCAGGGGAACGGTGACCCCTCCTCCACGGCTgcttaagaaaaatgaagagaccACTGATGATGTGTTCAAAGATGCAGAATCGAGCCCTGGCTCCAGCCCTCCCACTCTGACGCCAAAACTTGGCCGTAGGCAACCTGctgcccctcctccctccagcatgCTCCACAAGGAcgatggagtcaaatccagtgcCTTAGGTACCACTGTGACGATGGACCAAGGTTCTGCTGCCAAACCCAACCCTGCTGGGTTCGTGAGTGCCAGCAAGGCTTCCTCTGAGGAGCCACGACTGAGGAGGCTCAAGCAGACCTCAGAGTCGGCAGGGAAGGACAAAGGGAAGTTATCGAAGCTGAAACCGGCCCCTCCGCTTCCGCTGTCTTCATCCTCCGTTGGCAAGCCTGGGAAGGTTTCTCACAGTCCCAGCCATGAAGCGGCAGCAGATGTGGTGTCTGGGCCTAAATCCAAACAGTTGACTCAGGTTGCAGATGCTGCGAGCAGTGATGCTGTCAAGCCAAACCAGTCAGGGGAAGGTGTGAAAAAGCTGGGGATCCCCTCTGTACCAAAGCCACAGTCCTCTACAAAGCTGCTGATGAGCACAGCAACCCCAGCTGCCTCTTCCTCATCTGTACCCGCTGCCCCAGGCGGGGACCAGCCATCATCTACAGCCTTCATCCCTCTCATATCCACCAGGGTCTCGCTGCGGAAGACCCGGCAGCCCCCGGAGAGGATTGCCAGCGGCACCATCACTAAAGGAGTGGTGTTGGAAAGCACTGAGGCTCTACGGATCGCCATCAGCAAGAACTCTGAACAAATGGCAAGCCACAGCGCTGTCTTGGAGGCTGGCAAGAACCTCTACACCTT